A single window of Acinetobacter wuhouensis DNA harbors:
- a CDS encoding MaoC family dehydratase, producing the protein MNTRHFSQLPKPYLAYPKVIQGLIFKKPKGEKVLPQVEYVVDSFKVDQKHLKAYNEVCGFKNNGYIPAIYLAVLSQSLQMHMMTTEAFPFAILGLVHIRNQIKQTRKVGVNEQLTLSCKFGELKPHDKGVQFDFITTAKVGNEVVMEGLTTYLARQKMDGSVAEKAKETKEPNYQVQAVWSVSENTGRRYAMTSGDFNLIHIHAVTAKAFGFKQAIAHGMWSKARVLASLNLADAYEADVFFKLPMYLPSTVEFLTAETGKTTDFLIRNQKSQKPHVSGIVKAI; encoded by the coding sequence ATGAATACTCGCCATTTTAGTCAACTTCCAAAACCTTATTTAGCTTATCCAAAAGTAATACAAGGTTTGATTTTTAAAAAACCGAAAGGTGAAAAGGTTCTACCGCAAGTTGAATATGTGGTGGATTCGTTCAAAGTCGATCAAAAACATTTAAAAGCCTACAACGAAGTGTGTGGTTTTAAAAATAATGGATATATTCCTGCGATTTATTTAGCGGTTTTATCGCAAAGTTTGCAAATGCATATGATGACAACAGAAGCATTTCCATTTGCAATCTTAGGTTTGGTGCATATTCGTAATCAGATCAAACAAACCCGTAAAGTGGGTGTCAATGAGCAACTGACTTTATCTTGTAAATTTGGCGAGTTAAAGCCACATGATAAAGGTGTGCAGTTTGATTTTATTACCACAGCAAAAGTGGGTAATGAAGTGGTGATGGAAGGTTTAACGACTTATCTTGCACGCCAAAAGATGGATGGCTCTGTTGCTGAAAAAGCCAAAGAAACGAAAGAGCCGAATTATCAAGTACAAGCAGTTTGGAGTGTTTCTGAAAATACAGGTCGTCGTTATGCAATGACTTCTGGTGATTTCAACTTGATTCATATTCATGCTGTAACGGCTAAAGCGTTTGGTTTTAAACAAGCAATTGCTCACGGAATGTGGAGTAAAGCACGTGTCTTGGCAAGTTTGAATTTGGCAGATGCTTATGAAGCCGATGTTTTCTTTAAACTACCGATGTATTTGCCATCAACCGTAGAGTTTTTAACAGCTGAAACAGGAAAAACTACAGATTTCTTGATCCGTAATCAAAAATCACAAAAACCGCATGTTTCAGGTATAGTCAAAGCAATATAA
- a CDS encoding 3-oxoacyl-ACP reductase — protein MSDQYQAFAKSPIGKFVIKNLGLPSPIQIERFESPTPVVKGAVLFGAAPNSQFSGEIAQVLSNIHANTYAGNNAELQQAAAKSGLNVGAFNEGDKESKFKAVVFDASGIQNSEQLDELYKFFNPVARQIATSGRVIVIGLTPETAPTIKQAIAQRALEGFVKSVGKEFKKGIAADLILVDADAGQNLESTLRFAISPRSAYVSGQVIRVSKGNVIDVDWAKPLAGKTALVTGASRGIGEAIAHVLARDGAHVICLDVPPQQADLDRVAGEIGGSTLAIDITAADAGEKIKTAAAAQGGLDIIVHNAGITRDKTLANMKPELWDLVININLSAAERINDYLLSNDGLNANGRIVCVSSISGIAGNLGQTNYAASKAGVIGLVKFTAPVLKDGITINAVAPGFIETQMTAAIPFAIREAGRRMNSMSQGGLPVDVAETIALFASTASTGLNGNVVRVCGQSLLGA, from the coding sequence ATGTCTGACCAATACCAAGCATTTGCAAAATCTCCAATTGGTAAATTTGTCATTAAAAATTTGGGTTTACCATCACCGATTCAAATCGAACGTTTTGAGTCGCCTACACCGGTTGTAAAAGGTGCTGTTTTATTTGGTGCGGCACCAAATAGCCAATTTTCAGGTGAAATTGCACAGGTTCTCAGTAATATCCATGCAAATACCTATGCAGGAAATAACGCAGAACTACAACAAGCTGCTGCAAAGTCTGGTTTAAATGTGGGTGCATTTAACGAAGGTGATAAAGAGTCTAAATTCAAAGCAGTGGTTTTCGACGCTTCTGGTATTCAAAACTCAGAACAATTAGATGAACTTTATAAATTCTTTAATCCAGTTGCACGTCAAATTGCAACTTCTGGTCGTGTGATTGTGATTGGTTTAACACCTGAAACTGCACCGACGATCAAACAAGCAATTGCACAACGTGCACTAGAAGGTTTTGTAAAATCAGTTGGTAAAGAATTTAAAAAAGGTATCGCTGCTGATTTGATTCTTGTGGATGCGGATGCAGGTCAAAACTTAGAATCAACTTTACGTTTTGCGATTTCTCCACGTTCTGCTTATGTATCAGGTCAAGTGATTCGTGTATCTAAAGGCAATGTTATCGATGTTGATTGGGCAAAACCTTTAGCTGGCAAAACAGCTTTAGTGACAGGTGCAAGTCGTGGTATTGGTGAAGCGATTGCACATGTATTGGCTCGTGATGGCGCACATGTTATTTGTTTAGATGTTCCACCACAACAAGCTGACCTTGATCGTGTTGCTGGTGAAATCGGTGGTTCTACATTAGCGATTGATATTACAGCTGCGGATGCGGGTGAGAAAATCAAAACTGCTGCTGCGGCTCAAGGCGGTTTAGACATTATCGTTCATAATGCAGGGATTACACGTGACAAAACTTTGGCAAATATGAAGCCTGAGTTATGGGATCTTGTGATCAACATTAACTTGTCTGCTGCTGAACGTATTAATGACTATTTATTGTCAAATGATGGCTTGAATGCAAATGGTCGTATCGTTTGTGTATCATCGATCTCAGGTATTGCGGGGAACTTAGGTCAAACTAACTACGCAGCATCTAAAGCAGGTGTGATTGGTTTAGTTAAATTTACTGCACCTGTGTTGAAAGATGGTATTACGATTAATGCTGTTGCCCCTGGTTTCATCGAAACTCAAATGACTGCTGCGATTCCTTTTGCAATCCGTGAAGCAGGTCGTCGTATGAATTCTATGAGCCAAGGCGGTTTACCAGTTGATGTTGCTGAAACGATTGCATTATTTGCATCTACAGCATCTACAGGTTTAAATGGTAACGTTGTACGTGTATGCGGTCAGAGCTTGTTAGGGGCTTAA
- a CDS encoding acetyl-CoA C-acetyltransferase produces MSKTTQENSNVENTATETVSNTSKPRARTSKNVNTNTTAATATSTTKKPTRTTTTAPRSKAATTTVKKVTSSSSKTQTSGQQDKTMSQNTVRRVAIIGGNRIPFARSNGPYFKASNSDMLTAALNGLVERFNLQGQRLGEVVAGAVLKHSRDFNMTRECVLSTQLAPETPAYDIQQACGTGLQAAFLVANKIALGQIEVGVAGGVDTTSDAPIAFGDGLRKALLELNIAKTGKDRLKALAKINVKDLMDAPKNGEPRTGLSMGDHQAITALEWGIPREAQDELAATSHQKMAKAYEEGFFEDLITPFLGLEKDNNLRPDSSVEKLAKLKPAFGKGDTATMTAGNSTPLTDGASVVLLASEEWAKANGHEVLAYLTFTETAAVDFLGKKEGLLMAPAYAVPRMLDRAGIKLQDFDYYEIHEAFASQVLSTLKAWEDPKFCKERLGLDAPLGSIDRSKLNVKGSSLAAGHPFAATGGRILATAAKLINQKGSGRVLISICAAGGQGVTAIVEK; encoded by the coding sequence ATGAGCAAAACAACTCAAGAAAATTCAAACGTTGAAAATACTGCGACAGAGACTGTGTCAAATACATCAAAACCTCGTGCCCGTACGAGTAAAAATGTTAACACAAACACTACAGCAGCGACTGCAACAAGTACGACAAAAAAACCGACTCGTACAACTACAACAGCGCCACGTAGTAAAGCAGCAACCACAACGGTTAAAAAAGTCACTTCTTCATCTTCTAAAACTCAAACTTCTGGTCAACAGGACAAAACTATGAGTCAAAATACTGTACGTCGCGTTGCAATCATCGGTGGTAACCGTATTCCTTTTGCACGTTCAAATGGTCCATATTTCAAAGCTTCTAACTCTGACATGCTCACAGCAGCATTAAACGGTCTAGTAGAACGTTTTAATTTACAAGGTCAGCGCTTAGGTGAAGTGGTTGCAGGTGCAGTATTGAAACATAGCCGTGACTTTAACATGACACGTGAATGTGTACTCAGCACTCAACTTGCACCTGAAACCCCTGCTTACGATATTCAACAAGCATGTGGTACTGGCTTACAAGCAGCGTTCCTTGTTGCAAATAAAATTGCACTTGGTCAAATCGAAGTGGGTGTTGCAGGTGGTGTAGATACAACTTCTGATGCACCGATTGCGTTTGGTGATGGTTTACGTAAAGCTTTACTTGAACTTAACATCGCAAAAACAGGTAAAGATCGTTTAAAAGCTTTAGCAAAAATCAATGTTAAAGATTTGATGGATGCACCGAAAAATGGTGAGCCACGTACTGGTTTGTCAATGGGTGATCACCAAGCAATCACGGCTTTAGAATGGGGTATTCCTCGTGAAGCGCAAGATGAGCTTGCAGCAACTTCACACCAAAAAATGGCGAAAGCTTATGAAGAAGGTTTCTTTGAAGATCTAATCACGCCATTCTTAGGTTTAGAAAAAGACAATAACTTACGTCCAGATTCTTCTGTAGAAAAACTTGCAAAACTTAAGCCTGCTTTTGGTAAAGGTGATACTGCGACAATGACAGCGGGTAACTCTACTCCACTGACTGACGGTGCTTCTGTGGTACTTTTAGCATCTGAAGAATGGGCTAAAGCCAATGGTCATGAAGTTCTTGCTTACTTAACTTTCACTGAAACAGCTGCTGTAGACTTCCTTGGTAAGAAAGAAGGTTTATTGATGGCGCCTGCTTATGCTGTTCCACGTATGTTGGATCGCGCAGGCATCAAACTTCAAGATTTTGATTATTATGAAATTCATGAAGCTTTTGCATCACAAGTGCTTTCTACTTTGAAAGCTTGGGAAGATCCTAAATTCTGTAAAGAACGTTTAGGTTTAGATGCACCATTGGGTTCAATCGATCGTAGCAAATTAAACGTAAAAGGTTCTTCTTTAGCTGCGGGTCACCCATTTGCTGCGACAGGTGGTCGTATCCTTGCTACTGCTGCAAAATTGATTAACCAAAAAGGTTCAGGTCGTGTACTCATTTCGATCTGTGCTGCGGGTGGTCAAGGTGTAACAGCGATTGTAGAAAAATAA
- the mdh gene encoding iron-dependent methanol dehydrogenase — translation MAFKNIADQTNGFYIPCVSLFGPGCAKEVGVKAQNLGAKKALIVTDAGLFKFGVADIIVDYLKEAGVDSHVFPGAEPNPTDINVHNGVNAYNENGCDFIVSLGGGSSHDCAKGIGLVTAGGGHIRDYEGIDQSKVPMTPLVAINTTAGTASEMTRFCIITNTDTHVKMAIVDWRCTPLVAIDDPKLMIAKPAALTAATGMDALTHAVEAYVSTAANPITDACAEKAISMISEWLSPAVANGENLEARDAMAYAQYLAGMAFNNASLGYVHAMAHQLGGFYNLPHGVCNAILLPHVCEFNLIACPDRYAKIAQLMGVNTDGLTVTEAAFAAIEAIRELSASIGIPSGLAELGVKAEDHAVMTSNAQKDACMLTNPRKATDAQVIGIFEAAM, via the coding sequence ATGGCTTTTAAAAATATTGCAGATCAAACAAACGGTTTTTATATCCCTTGCGTATCACTTTTTGGACCTGGTTGTGCCAAAGAAGTTGGTGTAAAAGCGCAAAATTTAGGGGCGAAAAAAGCACTTATCGTCACTGATGCTGGCTTATTCAAATTCGGCGTTGCAGACATTATTGTCGACTATCTAAAAGAAGCAGGTGTAGACAGCCACGTTTTCCCAGGCGCAGAACCCAACCCAACGGACATTAACGTACACAACGGTGTAAATGCTTATAATGAAAATGGTTGCGACTTTATCGTATCTTTAGGTGGTGGTTCATCTCATGACTGTGCTAAAGGTATTGGCTTAGTCACAGCGGGTGGCGGTCATATCCGTGATTATGAAGGGATTGATCAAAGTAAAGTGCCAATGACACCGCTTGTTGCGATCAATACAACAGCGGGTACTGCATCAGAAATGACGCGCTTCTGTATCATCACTAACACTGATACTCATGTAAAAATGGCGATTGTTGACTGGCGCTGTACACCACTTGTTGCTATTGACGATCCTAAGTTAATGATTGCAAAACCTGCTGCATTAACTGCTGCAACAGGTATGGACGCATTAACTCACGCTGTTGAAGCTTATGTATCTACTGCTGCAAACCCAATCACAGATGCATGTGCTGAAAAAGCAATTAGCATGATCAGTGAATGGTTAAGCCCTGCTGTTGCGAATGGTGAAAACCTAGAAGCACGTGATGCAATGGCATATGCACAATACCTCGCAGGTATGGCATTTAACAACGCTTCATTGGGTTATGTCCATGCAATGGCGCACCAATTAGGTGGTTTCTACAACCTACCACACGGCGTATGTAATGCAATTTTATTACCGCACGTATGTGAATTTAACCTCATTGCATGTCCAGATCGCTATGCGAAAATTGCACAGCTAATGGGTGTAAACACAGATGGTTTAACTGTGACCGAGGCTGCATTTGCTGCTATCGAAGCGATCCGTGAACTTTCTGCATCAATCGGTATCCCTAGTGGTTTAGCTGAGCTTGGCGTGAAAGCTGAAGATCATGCTGTAATGACTTCAAATGCTCAAAAAGATGCTTGCATGTTGACCAACCCGCGTAAAGCAACGGATGCTCAAGTGATCGGTATCTTTGAAGCCGCGATGTAA
- a CDS encoding SDR family oxidoreductase — MANEKIIVITGANTGIGLATAETFVKDGHHVIIACRNPAKAKIAQQQLQSLNKGQVDVIALDLNSLEQVNQAANEIIAKYEKIDVLVNNAGMMTPELEATVDGYEKQFGVNYLGPFLWTMKLLPLVKKAEHGRVINLASMMHVLGSIKPEHFKADHIKKYNGVISYGNSKLANLLFSNALAKQLEGTNVTSNALHPGGVDSEIYRELPKWQYAIIKLGLIPPTKPAELIKKIAFDPKWAKRNGDYVSLQTPAFKSAKAKNKQLAQQLYDQSLQMVSTYL, encoded by the coding sequence ATGGCAAATGAGAAAATAATCGTCATTACAGGTGCGAATACCGGCATCGGGCTAGCAACTGCAGAAACTTTTGTCAAAGATGGGCATCATGTGATCATTGCATGTCGCAACCCTGCAAAAGCGAAGATTGCGCAACAGCAGTTACAATCCTTAAATAAAGGACAAGTTGATGTGATTGCTTTGGATTTAAATAGTCTCGAGCAAGTTAATCAAGCCGCCAATGAAATCATTGCCAAATACGAAAAAATTGATGTTTTAGTGAATAATGCAGGCATGATGACACCCGAGCTAGAAGCCACAGTCGATGGTTATGAAAAGCAATTTGGCGTGAACTATCTCGGCCCTTTCCTCTGGACCATGAAACTGCTTCCTTTAGTTAAAAAAGCTGAACATGGTCGCGTGATTAATCTAGCATCAATGATGCACGTTTTAGGTTCAATCAAACCAGAGCACTTTAAAGCCGATCACATCAAAAAATATAATGGCGTAATCAGTTATGGCAACAGCAAACTTGCCAACCTTTTATTCAGTAATGCTTTAGCCAAACAGCTTGAGGGGACAAATGTCACCAGTAATGCGCTACATCCCGGTGGTGTAGATTCAGAAATCTATCGTGAACTACCGAAATGGCAATATGCTATTATCAAACTTGGATTGATTCCACCAACAAAACCTGCTGAACTGATTAAGAAAATCGCTTTTGATCCGAAATGGGCAAAACGCAATGGTGATTATGTGAGTCTGCAAACGCCTGCTTTTAAATCCGCAAAGGCAAAGAACAAACAACTTGCACAACAACTTTATGATCAGTCTTTACAAATGGTCAGCACGTACCTTTAA
- a CDS encoding alpha/beta hydrolase, which produces MTTAQLKYQPDILGSGYEQLTINLPDDYEGKVTATLVRKKASQTTNKAVLYIHGFIDYFFQTEMAEQFNQHGYDFYALDLRKYGRSYLPHQKYYYVLNLNEYDAEITQALEIIGQEGHNSVLLSGHSTGGLITTLYAAHYPNHPLIKALWCNSPFYDFNMPAWKKKLALPRLAALGRHLPKLKFPSELNKWYVPSLHQKFHGEWNFDLNWKKDSYPFAYLSFVHAIFEAQKEIHAGAQVNVPTLIMHSHKTSYPKKFNRDAQTTDVILEVKDIVKYGNKLQGDVNVMTIQNGLHDLVLSAPDVRTKVYASLFQWLEQKEI; this is translated from the coding sequence ATGACTACAGCACAATTGAAGTATCAACCTGATATACTTGGCTCAGGTTATGAACAATTAACCATCAACCTCCCTGATGACTATGAGGGTAAAGTCACAGCAACCTTGGTACGTAAAAAGGCATCGCAAACAACAAACAAAGCCGTGTTATATATCCATGGATTTATTGATTATTTCTTTCAAACAGAAATGGCAGAACAATTTAACCAACATGGTTATGACTTTTATGCACTCGATCTGAGAAAATACGGTCGCTCATATTTACCACATCAAAAATATTATTACGTGCTGAACTTGAATGAATATGATGCTGAAATCACTCAAGCTTTAGAGATCATTGGACAAGAAGGTCATAACAGTGTGCTTTTATCTGGACACTCTACAGGTGGTTTAATTACAACACTCTATGCTGCACACTATCCAAATCATCCATTGATCAAAGCACTGTGGTGTAACAGTCCATTTTATGATTTTAATATGCCTGCATGGAAGAAAAAACTTGCTTTGCCACGTCTAGCCGCACTAGGTAGACATTTACCAAAACTAAAATTCCCAAGTGAGTTGAATAAATGGTATGTACCAAGCCTGCATCAAAAATTTCATGGTGAATGGAATTTTGATTTAAATTGGAAAAAGGATTCCTATCCTTTCGCCTACCTCAGTTTCGTTCATGCTATTTTTGAAGCACAGAAAGAAATCCATGCAGGCGCACAAGTGAATGTTCCCACCTTAATTATGCATTCACATAAAACCAGTTATCCTAAAAAATTCAATCGGGATGCTCAAACAACTGACGTTATTTTAGAAGTTAAAGACATTGTAAAATATGGAAATAAATTACAAGGTGATGTCAATGTCATGACAATTCAAAATGGATTGCATGATTTAGTATTATCTGCGCCAGATGTGCGCACAAAAGTTTATGCTTCTCTTTTCCAATGGCTAGAACAAAAAGAAATCTAA
- a CDS encoding sigma-54-dependent transcriptional regulator family protein, which produces MLSQKELTHKRNLIEQLRQSSSLSLKHADQLGQSIASSWQRSKSAAIPKDRDAAPLMNVKAERKSVLEKAIEHCGDELRHIAEQSSMVAAVGDIGSTIIWSAASGQMRSAAERVHFVAGGQWREDLVGTNALALSLKTQQSSCVFSSEHFMSSVHDWVCYASPIIDPYSKQVLGVIDLSTTWNNHNSLGLLAAERCASIIQSALLEYQQQHLFIRAFAVPQVLFNGKIVVLTPRQIEILTILALCPQGMNLENLHQSLYGERKVSVGTLKAEMSQLRDILGGMLGSRPYRLLAHVEADFLQAENALDSGYTESALKLCKGVFLAKTESPFLCAWRDCLESRLSEAIFKANETDVLLKHLAHFPEAIDAVERLIELTPEGHPAHQVLLKYKDEQ; this is translated from the coding sequence ATGTTGAGCCAGAAAGAGTTAACCCATAAGCGAAATCTAATTGAGCAATTACGCCAAAGTAGCAGTTTGTCTTTAAAACATGCAGATCAGCTCGGTCAAAGCATCGCAAGTTCATGGCAACGTTCAAAATCTGCTGCGATTCCTAAAGATCGTGATGCTGCACCGCTGATGAATGTCAAAGCAGAGCGTAAATCAGTACTTGAAAAAGCCATAGAACATTGTGGTGATGAACTTAGACATATTGCAGAGCAGTCTTCCATGGTTGCTGCTGTCGGTGATATCGGTAGTACTATTATTTGGTCGGCAGCCAGTGGGCAAATGCGCAGTGCTGCAGAACGTGTTCATTTCGTGGCTGGCGGGCAGTGGCGTGAAGATTTGGTAGGAACCAATGCACTGGCTTTGTCATTGAAAACCCAACAATCAAGCTGTGTATTTTCCAGCGAACATTTCATGTCGTCTGTGCATGATTGGGTTTGTTATGCCTCTCCCATTATTGATCCTTATTCAAAACAAGTATTGGGTGTGATTGATCTTTCAACCACATGGAATAATCACAATAGTCTAGGGCTGTTAGCCGCAGAGCGCTGCGCTTCGATTATCCAGTCAGCATTATTGGAATATCAGCAACAACATTTATTTATCCGTGCTTTTGCAGTTCCGCAAGTTTTATTTAATGGCAAAATTGTCGTACTCACACCACGCCAAATTGAAATTCTGACCATTCTCGCTTTATGTCCTCAGGGCATGAATTTAGAAAATTTACATCAATCACTTTATGGTGAGCGAAAGGTGAGTGTGGGGACTCTAAAAGCTGAAATGTCGCAATTACGCGATATTTTAGGGGGAATGTTAGGCTCTCGCCCTTATCGTTTATTGGCACATGTTGAGGCTGATTTTCTGCAAGCAGAGAATGCGCTGGATTCAGGTTATACCGAATCTGCTTTAAAACTGTGTAAAGGCGTATTTTTAGCAAAAACAGAAAGTCCATTCTTATGTGCTTGGCGCGATTGTTTAGAGTCACGTTTAAGTGAAGCGATCTTTAAAGCCAATGAAACGGATGTATTGTTGAAACACCTTGCACACTTTCCAGAAGCAATTGATGCAGTTGAGCGATTGATTGAGTTAACACCTGAAGGGCATCCTGCACATCAAGTTCTGCTTAAATATAAAGATGAACAGTGA
- the exaC gene encoding acetaldehyde dehydrogenase ExaC yields the protein MRYVDPNQPGSKVQFKAQYENFIDGKWVPPLKGEYFDNISPVDGKAFTKVPRSSAEDIELALDAAHKAKASWNSSSPTTRSNILLKIADRLEENLELLAVAETWDNGKPVRETLAADIPLAIDHFRYFAGCIRAQEGGISEIDEDTIAYHFHEPLGVVGQIIPWNFPILMATWKLAPALAAGNCIVLKPAEQTPASILVLVELIQDLLPAGVLNVVNGFGIEVGRPLATNPRIAKIAFTGSTAVGQQIMQYATENIIPVTLELGGKSPNIFFEDIMDKDDEFLDKALEGFAMFALNQGEICTCPSRALVQESIADKFLEMAVERVKRIKTGHPLDTDTMIGAQASQEQQDKILGCIATGRAEGAQVLTGGGDRHEVGEGFYIEPTIFKGNNSMKIFQEEIFGPVLSVATFKDYDEAIKIANDTIYGLGAGVWSRSAHTSYRAGRAIQAGRVWTNCYHIYPAHAAFGGYKKSGIGRENHKMMLDHYQQTKNLLVSYSTKAMGFF from the coding sequence ATGCGTTATGTAGATCCAAACCAACCTGGTTCAAAAGTACAATTCAAAGCTCAATATGAAAACTTTATTGATGGAAAATGGGTTCCACCTTTAAAAGGTGAATATTTTGATAATATTTCTCCAGTAGATGGTAAAGCATTTACCAAAGTTCCTCGTTCTTCTGCAGAAGACATTGAACTTGCTCTTGATGCTGCGCATAAAGCAAAAGCGAGCTGGAACAGTTCTTCTCCGACCACTCGTTCAAATATTTTATTAAAAATTGCAGATCGCCTAGAAGAAAATCTTGAACTTCTTGCAGTTGCTGAAACTTGGGACAATGGTAAACCTGTCCGCGAAACGCTTGCAGCAGATATTCCGCTTGCGATTGATCACTTCCGTTATTTTGCTGGCTGTATCCGTGCGCAAGAAGGCGGTATTTCTGAGATTGATGAAGATACGATCGCTTACCATTTCCATGAGCCTTTGGGTGTAGTGGGTCAAATCATTCCTTGGAACTTCCCAATTTTGATGGCGACATGGAAACTTGCACCAGCTTTGGCTGCAGGTAACTGTATTGTCTTGAAACCTGCTGAGCAAACACCTGCAAGTATTTTAGTTCTCGTTGAATTGATTCAAGATTTACTCCCAGCTGGCGTACTGAACGTAGTCAATGGTTTTGGTATCGAAGTTGGTCGTCCACTTGCTACAAATCCACGTATTGCGAAGATTGCATTTACTGGTTCAACTGCGGTTGGTCAGCAAATCATGCAATATGCGACTGAAAACATCATTCCTGTAACATTGGAACTTGGCGGTAAATCTCCAAACATCTTCTTTGAAGATATCATGGACAAAGATGATGAATTCCTAGACAAAGCGCTTGAAGGTTTTGCAATGTTTGCATTAAACCAAGGTGAAATTTGTACTTGCCCATCACGCGCCTTGGTTCAGGAAAGCATTGCTGACAAATTCTTGGAAATGGCAGTTGAGCGTGTAAAACGTATTAAAACGGGTCATCCACTGGATACAGATACCATGATCGGTGCGCAAGCATCTCAAGAGCAACAAGACAAAATCTTGGGTTGTATCGCTACAGGTCGTGCGGAAGGTGCGCAAGTGCTTACAGGTGGTGGCGATCGTCACGAAGTGGGCGAAGGTTTCTATATCGAACCGACCATTTTCAAAGGCAATAACAGCATGAAAATTTTCCAAGAAGAAATTTTCGGACCTGTACTTTCTGTTGCAACATTCAAAGACTATGATGAAGCAATCAAAATCGCCAATGATACAATTTATGGTCTAGGTGCAGGCGTTTGGTCTCGTTCAGCACATACGTCTTATCGCGCAGGTCGTGCGATTCAGGCGGGTCGAGTTTGGACTAACTGTTACCACATCTACCCTGCGCATGCTGCATTCGGTGGTTATAAGAAGTCTGGTATCGGTCGTGAAAACCACAAAATGATGCTTGATCATTATCAACAAACTAAAAACTTACTTGTAAGCTACTCAACCAAAGCAATGGGCTTCTTCTAA
- a CDS encoding LysR family transcriptional regulator, with protein sequence MTFTQLSIFALLAEQKSFTVVAHHLQISKSAISHAIKSLEQDWAVTLFHRDHNEVELTEAGARLLLHVQEILNISNQLKQEISDIHGFHSGTLRIGSFGASSSNVLIPLILEKFSIEYPNIEVFIKEGTDKDIAQWIQERRIDVGFVVLPDERFDTFSVMNDIFVALIPKSYELSKQSAVSLQELVEHPFLMTSAGSQSHVTEMFRKANLSPKIKCHFSQILTIINMVNNHAGISIVADMALNQELMTLFPNVQKLPLSPNIKRSIGLAVKNKKQISPIAKAFIEIAQKV encoded by the coding sequence ATGACTTTTACCCAATTAAGTATTTTTGCGCTTTTGGCAGAGCAGAAAAGTTTTACAGTCGTGGCACATCATTTGCAAATTTCGAAATCTGCGATTTCTCATGCAATTAAAAGTTTGGAACAAGATTGGGCAGTGACCTTATTCCATCGTGATCATAACGAAGTAGAACTCACTGAAGCAGGCGCTCGTCTGTTGTTACATGTGCAGGAAATTCTTAATATTTCCAATCAATTAAAACAAGAAATTTCGGATATTCATGGTTTTCATTCGGGTACATTGCGTATTGGTTCTTTTGGTGCATCTTCATCCAATGTGCTGATTCCACTGATTTTAGAAAAATTTAGCATTGAATATCCCAATATTGAAGTATTTATCAAAGAGGGTACAGACAAAGATATTGCACAATGGATTCAGGAGCGCCGTATTGATGTGGGGTTTGTGGTGTTGCCTGATGAGCGCTTTGATACATTCTCTGTGATGAATGATATTTTTGTGGCTTTGATTCCAAAATCTTATGAACTTTCAAAGCAAAGTGCCGTGAGTTTGCAGGAATTAGTCGAGCATCCATTTTTAATGACTTCAGCAGGCAGTCAAAGTCATGTTACTGAAATGTTTAGAAAAGCTAATCTAAGCCCTAAAATTAAGTGTCATTTTTCGCAGATTTTAACCATTATTAATATGGTGAATAATCATGCAGGGATTTCGATTGTGGCGGATATGGCATTGAATCAGGAATTGATGACGTTATTTCCCAATGTGCAGAAATTGCCTTTATCACCCAATATTAAGCGTTCAATCGGTTTGGCAGTAAAGAATAAAAAGCAGATCAGTCCAATTGCAAAGGCGTTTATAGAGATTGCGCAGAAGGTTTAA